Proteins from a genomic interval of Pseudomonas sp. RC10:
- a CDS encoding aromatic ring-hydroxylating dioxygenase subunit alpha: protein MGTANLIPVQSLETVLSPIEQAHGLTNPFYTDQRYFELDRDRVLGRNWACIGFASDLPRNAYVKPVDFMGLPLLMMRNREGTVQVFHNVCSHRGVKLVQAAGEVQGVIRCPYHSWTYDLNGALRGTPHVGGINQHKDDRFACEKHGLKALRSEIWMDMVFVNLSGDAPDLQESLAPLTERWAQFLGADGMGLMRRESNSGAMAIEVKCNWKLAVENYCEAYHLPWVHPSLNTYSRLEDHYNIMFDQFAGQGSYAYNLSDVAGTHLPTFPSWPADRMRNAEYVAFFPNVLLGIQADHAFAMMLEPIEPGKTVEHLRLFYVGDQALDAKYEAARKAVMDSWRVVFAEDIASVEGMQMGRSSPGYNGGAFSPEMDLPTHYFHKWTARQLLDTAQQG, encoded by the coding sequence ATGGGCACCGCGAATCTCATCCCCGTGCAAAGTCTGGAAACCGTGCTTTCTCCTATCGAGCAAGCTCATGGTTTGACCAACCCTTTCTATACCGATCAACGTTACTTCGAGCTTGATCGTGACCGTGTGCTGGGCCGCAACTGGGCATGCATCGGCTTTGCATCCGACCTGCCGAGGAACGCCTACGTGAAGCCGGTTGATTTCATGGGCCTGCCTTTGCTCATGATGCGTAACCGCGAAGGGACCGTTCAGGTCTTCCACAACGTGTGCAGTCACCGCGGGGTTAAGTTGGTGCAGGCTGCAGGCGAAGTGCAGGGCGTTATCCGATGCCCGTACCACTCCTGGACGTACGACCTGAACGGCGCTCTGCGAGGCACCCCGCATGTGGGGGGTATCAACCAGCACAAAGATGACCGCTTCGCTTGCGAGAAGCACGGCCTGAAGGCACTGCGCAGCGAAATCTGGATGGACATGGTCTTCGTCAACCTGTCGGGTGATGCCCCGGATTTGCAGGAGTCCCTGGCGCCGCTGACAGAGCGCTGGGCTCAGTTCCTGGGTGCTGACGGGATGGGGCTGATGCGCCGCGAATCGAACAGCGGCGCCATGGCCATCGAGGTCAAGTGCAACTGGAAACTGGCAGTGGAGAACTACTGTGAGGCGTACCATCTGCCGTGGGTCCATCCGAGCCTGAACACGTATTCTCGCCTCGAAGACCACTACAACATCATGTTTGATCAGTTCGCCGGACAAGGCAGCTATGCCTACAACCTGTCCGATGTTGCGGGCACCCATCTTCCGACATTCCCGTCGTGGCCTGCGGATCGCATGCGCAACGCTGAGTACGTGGCGTTCTTCCCCAACGTCTTGCTGGGCATCCAGGCCGACCACGCGTTTGCCATGATGCTGGAACCTATCGAGCCAGGAAAAACCGTTGAGCATCTGCGCCTGTTCTACGTCGGCGATCAAGCGCTCGATGCGAAATACGAAGCTGCCCGCAAGGCGGTCATGGACTCGTGGCGTGTGGTGTTTGCTGAAGACATTGCTTCGGTAGAAGGCATGCAGATGGGGCGCAGCTCGCCAGGTTACAACGGCGGCGCTTTCTCCCCTGAAATGGATCTTCCAACCCATTACTTTCACAAGTGGACGGCTCGGCAACTGCTCGATACCGCCCAGCAAGGTTGA